The sequence below is a genomic window from Flavobacterium keumense.
CAAATCCGTTTTCAGTTTTGTTTCCTGAAATATTAGAATATGATACTAAAGCAATTAAGTAACCACCATTTTTAGTTTGTCTGATAGCTGATAATGTATCAGTGTCATTTCCTCCAATGTCTTTTTGCCAAATAATGGCACCATTTGCACTTATCTTAATAATCCATCCATCAACTACAGCAGCGTTTTCGGTTTTTTCTCCAGAAATACCAGAACCCGAAGTAGCTCCTAGAATATAATTATTATCAAGTGTTGCTTTTATGCACGATAAATTATCTCCATTGTTTCCTCCTATTGTTTTTTGCCAAATGATACTACCAGAATCATTAATTTTTAATATCCATAAATCCTGAGCACCTCTTGAATTTTCTGATTTGTCACCAGATATATTAGAATCTGAACTGCCTGCTAAAACATATCCTCCATCAATTCCTTTAATGACATTTGTTAATTCATCCGATCCATTTCCTCCATAAGTTCTATTCCATTCTATAGTTCCAGAACTATTGATTTTGATTATCCAAAAATCTTTAGATCCTTTTGAGTTTTCCGTTTTTTCACCTGAAATGTTAGATTCTGATGTGCCTCCCAAAAGATACCCCCCATCGTCTGTTACAATTATGCTGTTTAATCTGTCACTACTATTTCCACCATATGTTTTTTGCCAAACAATATTTCTGTTAGAATCAAGTTTGATGACCCAATAATCATCATAACCTCTAGAGGCTTCAGTTTTATCTCCATTATTCCCAGAAGAACTATATCCGGCTACAATATACCCTCCATCTGAAGTTTGTTGTGTAGAAGTTAAATGATCAAAATCATTACCTCCAAAAGATTTTTCCCAAATAATACTTCCATTAGATTTGTCAATTTTGATAATCCAATAGTCTCCATCACCTTTAGAATTAGTAGATTTATCACCTGAAATGTTAGATTCAGAGTATCCTCCTAATAAGTAGTTGTCATCATTTGTTAATTCTATTACATCATTCCACTCTACTTTACTTCCGCCAAGAGATTTTTGCCATTGAATAGTTTGTGATTGAATCGTATTGATGTATAAATTAAATACTACAGCGAATAGTAAAAAGAAATGTTTTTTTAGCATTAATTCTTGTTGGATTTAGGATTTCTAAATTCAAATCTAATAAAATATAATTGAATATGTTAATATAGATTTAATAATAAATAACTCTTACTTTTGTTTTCAAAATCAAATAATTTTTGAAAACAAAACTATTCCTTGTTACGCCACCGTTTACACAACTGAATACTCCGTATCCAGCAACGGCTTATATTAAAGGTTTTTTGAATACCAAAAATATAGCGTCAGAACAAGCCGATTTAGGGATAGAAGTCATTTTGGCTTTGTTTTCTAAAAAAGGATTACAAGATTTGTTTCAAGTCTCCAGTTCTAAATTTCAAGAGGAAATTTTTTCTGAAAATGCACAACGTATTTTTGCGCTTCAAGACGAATATATTAAAACGATTGATTCGGTTATTGCTTTTTTACAAGGAAAGAATCCTACCTTGGCTTTGTCAATTTGTCAAGAAGATTTTTTGCCAGAGGCGTCTCGATTTGAGCAATTGGAAGAATTGGATTGGGCTTTCGGTACTATGGGGACACATGATAAAGCAAAGCATTTGGCTACCTTGTATCTTGAAGATATTTCGGATTTTATTGTAGAATGTGTTGATCCTAATTTTGGATTTAGTCGTTACGCCGAACGTTTAGGTAGAAGCGCTAATTCATTTGATGAATTGTACGAAGCCTTACAAAATCAACCTACTTATATTGATAACATTTTGCTTTCGATTTTGAAAGTAAAATTAGAAACCATCCAACCTACGGTATTTTTAGTTTCAGTTCCTTTTCCAGGGAATTTGTATGCCGCTTTTCGTACTGCTCAATGGGTTAAAGAAAATTATCCTAAAATTAAAATTTTGATGGGTGGTGGTTTTGCCAATACCGAATTGCGTTCCCTTTCAGACGAACGAGTTTTTGAGTTTTTTGACTTTATTTCCTTAGATGACGGCGAATTGCCGATTGAATTGATTCTAGAAAATTTAGAATCCAGAACGAATACCGAATTCAAACGCACTTTTTTGTTGGAAAATGGCAAAGTGGTGTATAAAAATAATTCCCCTCGACACGATTACAAACAATCACAAGTAGGAACACCTGATTATTCAGATTTACTGTTGGATAAATACATTTCGGTAATTGAAATCGTGAATCCGATGCATCGCATGTGGAGTGATGGACGTTGGAATAAATTGACCATGGCACACGGTTGTTATTGGGGAAAATGCACTTTTTGCGACATCTCTTTGGACTATATTAAAGTGTACGAACCTATCGCCGCCGGAATTTTGTGTGACCGAATGGAAGAAATGATGGCTCAAACAGGCCAAACAGGCTTTCATTTTGTAGACGAAGCTGCTCCTCCAGCCTTAATGCGTGAACTAGCATTAGAAATCTTGCGCCGTAAATTAGCAGTGACTTGGTGGACGAATATTCGTTTTGAGAAAAGCTTTACCAAGGATTTGTGTTTGTTGCTAAAAGCTTCGGGTTGTATTGCCGTTTCAGGAGGACTCGAAGTGGCTTCCGACAGATTGTTGCAATTAATTGATAAAGGTGTAACAGTGGAACAAGTCGCGAAAGTAACGCGCAATTTTACCGAAGCGGGAGTAATGGTTCATGCTTATTTAATGTATGGCTATCCCACACAAACCATTCAGGAAACGGTGGATAGTTTAGAAATGGTCCGCCAATTATTTGAAGCTGGCGTATTACAATCGGGATTTTGGCACCAATTTGCTATGACAGCTCACAGTCCGGTAGGGATGTATCCAGAAAAATTTGGTGTTACTAAGGACTCAAACACAGTTGGGACTTTTGCTAACAACGATCTTGCTTACAATGATAGTACAGGTATAGATCATGAACAATTTAGTTTCGGCTTAAAAAAATCATTATTCAATTTTATGCATGGTATCTGTTTGGATTACGATTTGCAAGATTGGTTTGACTTTAAAATTCCTAAAACTACCATTCGACCTGATTTTATTTATGATGCTTTAGAAGAAGAAACTAATTTCTATAGTAAGCCCAATGCTAAAATAGTTTGGTTAGGTGGAAAACCGACTGTAAGTAGTTTTACAAAAACTAAAAAAGGAAACTCTTGGGAAATAATGCAATTAACATTTCACGATAAAAAAGAAAAGTTTACTATTCAAATCAACCAAAAAGAGGGAGAATGGTTTGTGAAAATCTTAGATGTGATTTCAGTTTCCAATTCAAAAACGACTCCAATGCAAGAACTTAAAGCTGATTATGAAAAAGAATTCAATGATTTTGAATTGTTTTGGTTTTCAAAACCGATATGTTCTTTAAAAGCATTAGGATTGTTAGTCTTGTAGTATTTTTACTTTTTTTATAAAAACTATATTAATTTAGCAAAGATACTTGAAAGAATCTAAATAAAATTTAGATAAATAAATACATTTACAACCAATAAAAAAATATACCTATGAGTATTGGTTATAAAGTAAATGTAAACGACACTTTCCATTTTGATATGGATTCTAAAAGTGTTTCACAATTCGATGCGGTAAGTGTGGGATCGAATCAATTTCACATTTTAAATGAAAACACTTCTTATAAAGCTTCTGTTGTTGAAGCTGATTTTCATCAAAAAAGATATACCGTTTTGGTTAATGGGAATAGTTACACTGTTGCTATTTCAAATCCTTTGGATATTTTAATTAAAGAAATGGGATTTGAAACGGGACAGACTAAACAAGTCAATGCTATCAAAGCGCCAATGCCAGGATTGATTCTTGAAATTAGCGTTTCGATAGGGCAAGAAGTGAAAGAAAATGATAATTTGATTATTCTTGGTGCCATGAAAATGGAAAACAGTTTTCTTTCACCACGCGATGGTGTGATTAAAACTATTTCGGTGGCTGTTGGCGATGCTGTGGATAAAGGACAATTATTAATTGAATTCGAGTAAATTATGAAGAAAATAGTAGTTGCCAATAGAGGTGAAATAGCCATTCGAGTAATGAAAACAGCTCGAAAAATGGGAATAAAAACAGTAGCGGTGTATTCAACAATTGATAGAAATGCCCCTCATGTAAAATTTGCAGATGAAGCAGTTTGTATAGGAGAAGCACCTTCAAGCCAGTCCTATTTACAAGGAAGTAAAATAATAGAGGTTGCAAAATCGTTAGGAGCAGATGCGATTCATCCAGGATATGGTTTCTTGAGTGAAAACGCTGATTTTGCCGAAGAAGCTGAAAAAAATAATATCATTTTCATTGGTCCAAAATCCAAAGCCATTAAAATAATGGGAAGTAAGTTAGCGGCTAAAGACGCAGTGAAACAATACAATATTCCCATGGTTCCTGGTTATGATGAAGCGATTACTGATATTGAAAAAGCAAAAGAAGTGGCTACTTCAATTGGTTTTCCAATTTTAATTAAAGCTTCGGCTGGAGGTGGAGGAAAAGGAATGCGTGTGGTAGAGAAAGAAGCTGATTTTGAATCGCAAATGGACAGAGCAATTAGTGAAGCCGTTGCGGCTTTTGGAGATGGTTCTGTTTTTATTGAAAAATACGTAGCTTCTCCAAGACATATAGAAATTCAAGTAATGGCCGATAGTCACGGGAATATTCTTTATCTTTTTGAAAGAGAGTGTAGTGTTCAAAGACGTCATCAGAAAGTAATAGAAGAAGCGCCTTCCTCAGTACTAACACCTGAATTGCGTAAGCAAATGGGAGAAGCGGCTGTATTAGTAGCTAAATCATGTGATTATTTAGGAGCAGGAACCGTTGAGTTTTTATTAGACGAAAATAATAATTTCTATTTCTTAGAAATGAATACTCGTTTACAAGTAGAACATCCTGTAACTGAAATTATTTCAGGTGTAGACTTGGTTGAAATGCAAATTCAAGTGGCTCGTGGTGAAGTATTATCTATTAAACAAGAAGATTTAAAAATAAAAGGTCATGCTGTTGAATTACGTGTATATGCCGAAGACCCTTTGAATGATTTCTTACCAAGCGTGGGGCATTTGGATGTATATCAGCTGCCGGTTGGAGAAGGAATTCGAGTTGATAATGGTTTTGAGCAAGGAATGGATATTCCAATTTATTACGATCCGATGTTGTCTAAATTGATTGCTTATGGGGCAACACGTGAAGAAGCAATTCAAACCATGATTCAGGCAATTGATAATTATAAGGTAGAAGGTGTTTCAACCACTTTGCCTTTTGGAAAATTTGTTTTTGAACATGAGGCATTTCGTTCAGGAAACTTCGATACGCATTTTGTAAAAAAATATTACAGCGTTGAAAAGCTAAAAGAGCAAACCCTAAAAGAAGCTCAAATCGCTGCTATGGTAGCGTTACAACAGTATTTTAAAGATCAAAAAATCGTACGCTTACCAATTCAATAAAGTATGGAATCAAAAATAAAAATAGTACAAGATAAAATTGCTGAAGCTCATTTGGGTGGAGGAAAGAATAGAATTGCAAAACAACATTCGAATAAAAAGTTAACTGCTAGAGAACGTATTGATTATTTGTTGGACGAAGGTACGTTTGAAGAAATCGGGATGTTGGTTACACATAGAACAACCGATTTTGGTATCGAAAATGAAGTGTATTTGGGAGATGGAGTTGTTACGGGTTATGGGAATATTAATGGGAGATTAGTCTATGTTTTTGCACAAGATTTTACCGTTTTTGGGGGGTCATTGTCTGAAACTCATGCAGAGAAAATATGTAAAGTAATGGACATGGCACTAAAAGTAGGTGCCCCAATGATTGGGTTGAATGATTCAGGAGGTGCTCGTATTCAAGAAGGAGTTCGTTCTCTTGGAGGCTATGCTGATATCTTTTATAGAAACGTTCAAGCTTCGGGAGTAATTCCGCAAATATCAGCTATTATGGGGCCTTGTGCCGGAGGAGCGGTGTATTCACCAGCTATGACCGATTTTACGATGATGGTGGAAGATACGAGCTATATGTTTGTTACCGGGCCTAATGTGGTTAAAACAGTAACTAATGAAACCGTAACTTCCGAAGAATTAGGAGGAGCAAGTACTCATTCTACTAAGTCAGGAGTGGCTCATTGCACTTCGGCTAATGATGTGGAATGTTTGGAAGATATAAAGCGTTTGTTGAGCTATTTGCCCCAATCCAATAAAGAAAAGCCTAAAAATTTGTCTTACATACTTAATGATGAAATAAGAGAGAAATTAGGGGCTATAATTCCAGATAATCCTAACAAGCCGTACGATATGCACGAAGTGATTTCAGGTATTATTGACGAAGATTCATTTTTTGAAATCCATAAGAATTACGCAGAAAACATTATTGTAGGTTTTTCAAGAATAGGTGGGCGTAGTGTTGGTATTATTGCTAATCAGCCTATGATTTTAGCGGGTGTATTGGATGTAAATTCATCGATCAAGGCAGCACGATTCACGCGTTTTTGCGATTGTTTTAACATTCCGTTACTAGTAGTGGTTGATGTGCCAGGTTTTTTGCCAGGAACAGACCAAGAATGGAATGGAATCATTGTGCATGGGGCTAAATTGTTGTACGCTTTAAGTGAGGCTACGGTACCAAGAGTAACCGTAATTACACGAAAAGCCTATGGAGGTGCTTATGATGTGATGAACTCTAAACACATTGGTGCCGATATGAATTTTGCATGGCCATCTGCCGAAATTGCAGTTATGGGTGCAAAAGGAGCGAGTGAAATTATCTTTAAAAAAGAAATTAGTGAAGCTCCGGATCCTGCTGCCAAATTATTAGAAAAAGAAGCTGAATATGCCGATTTGTTTGCAAATCCATATACAGCTGCACAACGTGGGTTTGTAGATGAGGTAATCTTACCACAAGATACTCGTAAAAAAATCATCAAAGCATTTAGCATGTTAGAAAACAAAGCGAGCATAACTCCAAATCGTAAACACGGTAATATTCCTTTATAAATAGTTATTATTATAAATTTTAAAACCACTTTTAATGAGGTGGTTTTTTTGTAGTGGTATGATTTAAATAATTACATACCCCAAAAAAATAGGGGGTAATTGTATTATTATGTTATAATATTGGTTTAAAATACTTGTTTTTTTGTTGTAAAAATATAATTAAGTAAAAAAAATAGGGGGTTGTCGTTATTTTTTAATTATAAACACCTTAATTTAATAGTGTTTTAAATTGTAAATTTATATTTTTTGCGAATTTTATTTTGAATTTGATAAAAATGCTTATACTGTTGAATATAATTTATCATTTTATCTTTTTAATTGATAAAAGTTGATAGTTTTGCTTCAGAAACAAAAAATAATTCAGTTGTTATTTGAGAGAGATAAATTATATGATTTCGATACACTGAATAATTTCAATTTCTTAAAATAAACTAATAGTAAATTAAAATTAATTCGACATGAAAAAAGTAATTACCATCTTCGCTTTGGTACTATCAAGTACATTTGCCTTTGCTCAAGACACCCCGTTAGAAATTTCAGGATCTGCTGATGCGTATTGGAAATACGATTTTGCAAAAACAGCTAATATTCCAACAAGTTTTGCTACAGATCAAAATTCATTATCCTTAGGTATGATTGATGTAGTCTTAAAGAAAAAAACTGGAAAGACTTCATTTGTTGGTGAAGTGTCTTTTGGGCCTAGAGGAGCAGGACAATCTATTCCTGATGTAAATGGTCAATCATTTCATATTCAAAATTTGTATGCAACTTATGCCGCATCGGATAAATTAAGTTTAACAGCAGGATATATGGGAACATTTATAGGATATGAAGTAATTTCACCTCTCGGAAACTTCCATTATTCAACGTCTTATTTGTTTACTAATGGGCCATTTCAAAATGCTGGGATAAAAGCTAATTATGTTGTATCTAGTAAAGTAAGTTTGATGGCGGGATTATTTAATGATCAATGGAACACATATCAAGCTACTCCTAAATTTGGTTTAAATGCTTTTGGAGCTCAATTAGCAGTTACTCCAGCCGAAGGATTTACAGCGTACATTAATTTACTAACAGGCTCTGAAAGTGGAACAATTGTCGATTTAACTACTGCGTATCAAGTATCTCCTAAATTTAAATTAGGGTTAAATGCAGCTGATTTTTCTGGTGTAACAAGCGGAACTGGTTATACAGGTGTAGCAATTTATCCATCTGTTGCTATATCTGATTCTTTTGGATTGGGATTACGTGCAGAATCGTTTAAATCTAAGACTACAGACATTTCGGTTTCAGCCTTTACGTTGTCAGCTAATTTGAAATCAGGAGGATTAACATTTATTCCAGAAATACGATTGGATAATGCATCGGAAGATAGTTTCTATACTTCTAATGGTAATCCAACAAAATCAGCTTCTCAATTTGCATTGGCAATGGTGTACGGTTTTTAATTACTAAGTTGTGTTGTGTTGTTTCTGACTTATTTCAAGAGACAATGGTGTTTTAAATAGTAGGAGAACTGCTCAAAGGCTATGGTAATAGTTTTTGGGCAGTTTTTTTATATATAGTTATAGAATAAGTTATTGTTTTTTATAGATGCAGTAAATTGTGTTTATTGTTTTAGGATCTAATATATCGTTCACTTCTGTTTGGATATAGTGAAGTTTAAATGCTTTGATAGCAGAAGAAAGGTTTCGGGTATCGTATCCAATAATACGTAAACCTTGTTCAATATTAAAATCTTGTGGCGCTTCTTTTATTTCATTATCTGACCAAACTCCAAATCCTGAATCGGCTAAGAGTTTCCAGGGGAATAAAACACTTGGGTCTGATTTTCTTGTAGGAGCAATATCTGAATGAGCAATTATATTTTGAGTTGGTATGTTGTATTCTTTTTTTAATCTGGAAAGAAGAGCTAGTAAGCTGTTAATTTGGTTGTCTGAAAAAGGTTCAGTACCGTTATTATCTAGTTCTATTCCGATGGAAGTTGAATTAATATCTGTGTTTTTTCCCCAACTTGCATTTCCTCCATGCCAAGCTCTTAAATAATCATTTAGCATTTGAACCACTTTTCCATCATCACTAATTACGTAATGAGCACTTACCTGCGTTTTTGGTAATGTGAATGTTCTAATGGTTTGTTGAAGTGAATCCTGTGCTGTATGATGAATAATGATAAAGTTGGGTTTGCGAAGATTAAAATTAACAGTACTAATCCATTCAGGATTAATTCCGTTTTCTAGCGGGGTCGTTTTTTTTGAGGAAAGCTTCTTTTGAAAACCCCGTAATTGACTTTTGTATGATTTTTCACTTGATCGAAACGGATGGGTACCGCATGAAGAAATAATTGTAATTACAAAAAAATATAGCAAATATTTTTTCATGGCTTTTTTTGAACTTAATTGGAATCAGTAGTTGCGTCTTTCTTTTTTTTCTTTGATTTTTTTGGATTTTTTGCATCCTCTTGCATAGCCTTATACTTCTCTTTTTGAGTTTGGGTTAGCAGTTGTTTAATTTTAGAATCAGTAAGTTCTGATAGTGTTTGAATTTCTTTAATTTTATCATCTTGACTAATTTCTTGTTTCATTATTGCACCTTGAGACTTAATACTTTCAGTAAGTATATTTGCAACAGCAATTTCTTGTAGAGCATCTAATTGTAGTTCGGGTTTTAATTGTTCCATGATTTTACTAACAGTAACTTCAACAGGAATTTCTTTTGGTTTATCAGGATGTTGATTCATTCCGCCCATTCCGCCCATGGCACCCATTCTGCTGCCATAGCCTCCGTATCCTCCATAACCGCCATATCCTCCATATCCTCCATAACCACCATATTGAGCAAAAATTGAAGTGCAGCTAAAAAATAAAGCTATTATTAGAATGAGGGTGAATTTATTTTTCATAAAAAATTAATTTTGAATCAAATTTAACAAAAGAATTTAAACTTTATATGGGTTCACCATACAAATCAAATTCGGTTGCTTCGATGATTTTGATAGTGACAAACTCTCCTGTTTTTAGATAGTGTTGAGTAGCGTCAATTAGGACTTCATTGTCAACATCAGGGCTATCATATTCAGTACGACCAACAAAGTGTCCACCTTCTTTTCGGTCAATGATGCATTTGAAAGTTTGACCTACTTTTTCTTGGTTCAAATCCCAAGAAATTTGCGATTGCAATTCCATAATTTCATTCGCGCGTTCTTGTTTTACAGTATCTGGAACATCATCTTCCAATAGATAGGCCGAAGTATTTTCTTCATGTGAATAGGCAAAACATCCCATTCTGTCAAATTTCATTTCCTGAACAAATTCTTTTAAGATTTCAAAATCTTCTTTAGTTTCTCCAGGATAGCCAACAATCAAAGTAGTTCTGATAGCTATACCAGGAACTGCTGCTCTAAAATCTTTCAACAACTGAGTTGTTTTGGCTTGAGTCGTTCCCCGTTTCATAGATTTTAAAATAGAATCAGAAATGTGTTGCAACGGAATATCGATATAATTACAAATCTTTGGTTCACGCTTCATTACCTCTAAAACATCCATTGGAAATCCAGTAGGAAAGGCATAATGCAAACGAATCCATTCAATTCCTTCCACTTTTACTAGAGCTTCTAATAACTCGGCTAGATTTCTTTTTTTGTAAATGTCAAGGCCATAATATGTTAAGTCTTGGGCAATTAAAATCAATTCTTTCACTCCGTCTTTAGCTAAACCTTCGGCTTCTTTAACCAATTTTTCAATAGGTTGTGAAACGTGTTTTCCTCTCATTAACGGAATAGCACAAAAACTACAAGGTCTATCACAACCCTCAGCTATTTTTAAATAAGCATAATTTTTTGGCGTGGTAGTTAAACGTTCACCTAATAATTCATGCTTATAATCTGCCCCTAAAGCTTTTAAAAGTTGCGGTAATTCGGTGGTGCCAAAAAACTGATCTACATTCGGAATCTCTTTTTCTAAATCGGGTCTGTAACGTTCCGATAAACATCCGGTTACAAAAACTTTATCTACTAATCCACGTTCTTTTTTATCAGCATATTCTAAAATCATATTCACTGATTCCGCTTTTGCATTATCAATAAAACCACAGGTGTTAATTACAATAATGTTGCCTTCTTCAGCTTCAGGTGCTTCGTGTTCTACTTCTTTGCCGCTGGCACGAAGTTGCCCCATTAAAACTTCACTATCGTAGATGTTTTTAGAACATCCTAGGGTAATTACATTGATTTTATTTTTCTTTAAAGACTTCGTTCTCATAATAGTAGACTTTCAATAGTTGGAAAGGTGGGCAAAATTACATTTTTTATTTTTAGGAGCGCCAATATT
It includes:
- a CDS encoding acetyl-CoA carboxylase biotin carboxyl carrier protein subunit — protein: MSIGYKVNVNDTFHFDMDSKSVSQFDAVSVGSNQFHILNENTSYKASVVEADFHQKRYTVLVNGNSYTVAISNPLDILIKEMGFETGQTKQVNAIKAPMPGLILEISVSIGQEVKENDNLIILGAMKMENSFLSPRDGVIKTISVAVGDAVDKGQLLIEFE
- a CDS encoding B12-binding domain-containing radical SAM protein; this encodes MKTKLFLVTPPFTQLNTPYPATAYIKGFLNTKNIASEQADLGIEVILALFSKKGLQDLFQVSSSKFQEEIFSENAQRIFALQDEYIKTIDSVIAFLQGKNPTLALSICQEDFLPEASRFEQLEELDWAFGTMGTHDKAKHLATLYLEDISDFIVECVDPNFGFSRYAERLGRSANSFDELYEALQNQPTYIDNILLSILKVKLETIQPTVFLVSVPFPGNLYAAFRTAQWVKENYPKIKILMGGGFANTELRSLSDERVFEFFDFISLDDGELPIELILENLESRTNTEFKRTFLLENGKVVYKNNSPRHDYKQSQVGTPDYSDLLLDKYISVIEIVNPMHRMWSDGRWNKLTMAHGCYWGKCTFCDISLDYIKVYEPIAAGILCDRMEEMMAQTGQTGFHFVDEAAPPALMRELALEILRRKLAVTWWTNIRFEKSFTKDLCLLLKASGCIAVSGGLEVASDRLLQLIDKGVTVEQVAKVTRNFTEAGVMVHAYLMYGYPTQTIQETVDSLEMVRQLFEAGVLQSGFWHQFAMTAHSPVGMYPEKFGVTKDSNTVGTFANNDLAYNDSTGIDHEQFSFGLKKSLFNFMHGICLDYDLQDWFDFKIPKTTIRPDFIYDALEEETNFYSKPNAKIVWLGGKPTVSSFTKTKKGNSWEIMQLTFHDKKEKFTIQINQKEGEWFVKILDVISVSNSKTTPMQELKADYEKEFNDFELFWFSKPICSLKALGLLVL
- a CDS encoding N-acetylmuramoyl-L-alanine amidase; protein product: MKKYLLYFFVITIISSCGTHPFRSSEKSYKSQLRGFQKKLSSKKTTPLENGINPEWISTVNFNLRKPNFIIIHHTAQDSLQQTIRTFTLPKTQVSAHYVISDDGKVVQMLNDYLRAWHGGNASWGKNTDINSTSIGIELDNNGTEPFSDNQINSLLALLSRLKKEYNIPTQNIIAHSDIAPTRKSDPSVLFPWKLLADSGFGVWSDNEIKEAPQDFNIEQGLRIIGYDTRNLSSAIKAFKLHYIQTEVNDILDPKTINTIYCIYKKQ
- the accC gene encoding acetyl-CoA carboxylase biotin carboxylase subunit encodes the protein MKKIVVANRGEIAIRVMKTARKMGIKTVAVYSTIDRNAPHVKFADEAVCIGEAPSSQSYLQGSKIIEVAKSLGADAIHPGYGFLSENADFAEEAEKNNIIFIGPKSKAIKIMGSKLAAKDAVKQYNIPMVPGYDEAITDIEKAKEVATSIGFPILIKASAGGGGKGMRVVEKEADFESQMDRAISEAVAAFGDGSVFIEKYVASPRHIEIQVMADSHGNILYLFERECSVQRRHQKVIEEAPSSVLTPELRKQMGEAAVLVAKSCDYLGAGTVEFLLDENNNFYFLEMNTRLQVEHPVTEIISGVDLVEMQIQVARGEVLSIKQEDLKIKGHAVELRVYAEDPLNDFLPSVGHLDVYQLPVGEGIRVDNGFEQGMDIPIYYDPMLSKLIAYGATREEAIQTMIQAIDNYKVEGVSTTLPFGKFVFEHEAFRSGNFDTHFVKKYYSVEKLKEQTLKEAQIAAMVALQQYFKDQKIVRLPIQ
- the rimO gene encoding 30S ribosomal protein S12 methylthiotransferase RimO, with product MRTKSLKKNKINVITLGCSKNIYDSEVLMGQLRASGKEVEHEAPEAEEGNIIVINTCGFIDNAKAESVNMILEYADKKERGLVDKVFVTGCLSERYRPDLEKEIPNVDQFFGTTELPQLLKALGADYKHELLGERLTTTPKNYAYLKIAEGCDRPCSFCAIPLMRGKHVSQPIEKLVKEAEGLAKDGVKELILIAQDLTYYGLDIYKKRNLAELLEALVKVEGIEWIRLHYAFPTGFPMDVLEVMKREPKICNYIDIPLQHISDSILKSMKRGTTQAKTTQLLKDFRAAVPGIAIRTTLIVGYPGETKEDFEILKEFVQEMKFDRMGCFAYSHEENTSAYLLEDDVPDTVKQERANEIMELQSQISWDLNQEKVGQTFKCIIDRKEGGHFVGRTEYDSPDVDNEVLIDATQHYLKTGEFVTIKIIEATEFDLYGEPI
- a CDS encoding acyl-CoA carboxylase subunit beta; translation: MESKIKIVQDKIAEAHLGGGKNRIAKQHSNKKLTARERIDYLLDEGTFEEIGMLVTHRTTDFGIENEVYLGDGVVTGYGNINGRLVYVFAQDFTVFGGSLSETHAEKICKVMDMALKVGAPMIGLNDSGGARIQEGVRSLGGYADIFYRNVQASGVIPQISAIMGPCAGGAVYSPAMTDFTMMVEDTSYMFVTGPNVVKTVTNETVTSEELGGASTHSTKSGVAHCTSANDVECLEDIKRLLSYLPQSNKEKPKNLSYILNDEIREKLGAIIPDNPNKPYDMHEVISGIIDEDSFFEIHKNYAENIIVGFSRIGGRSVGIIANQPMILAGVLDVNSSIKAARFTRFCDCFNIPLLVVVDVPGFLPGTDQEWNGIIVHGAKLLYALSEATVPRVTVITRKAYGGAYDVMNSKHIGADMNFAWPSAEIAVMGAKGASEIIFKKEISEAPDPAAKLLEKEAEYADLFANPYTAAQRGFVDEVILPQDTRKKIIKAFSMLENKASITPNRKHGNIPL
- a CDS encoding porin, whose protein sequence is MKKVITIFALVLSSTFAFAQDTPLEISGSADAYWKYDFAKTANIPTSFATDQNSLSLGMIDVVLKKKTGKTSFVGEVSFGPRGAGQSIPDVNGQSFHIQNLYATYAASDKLSLTAGYMGTFIGYEVISPLGNFHYSTSYLFTNGPFQNAGIKANYVVSSKVSLMAGLFNDQWNTYQATPKFGLNAFGAQLAVTPAEGFTAYINLLTGSESGTIVDLTTAYQVSPKFKLGLNAADFSGVTSGTGYTGVAIYPSVAISDSFGLGLRAESFKSKTTDISVSAFTLSANLKSGGLTFIPEIRLDNASEDSFYTSNGNPTKSASQFALAMVYGF